In Massilia violaceinigra, one DNA window encodes the following:
- the fliL gene encoding flagellar basal body-associated protein FliL produces MKAAAPPDAAAKPPSKKMAMIGAIVAVLVLGGGGAGWYFTQSKGGEEAEETTKPSKKKKKAKAHAPPVFAPLEVFTVNLQPDGEEENMLQTTITLEMLGQEQADLIKANMPKVRSRVLLLLSAKKASDVKTVEGKNKLAEEILEALKKPFAENDEPQEVNEVMFTQFIIQSQ; encoded by the coding sequence ATGAAAGCTGCAGCCCCCCCTGATGCGGCCGCCAAGCCGCCGTCGAAGAAAATGGCCATGATCGGTGCGATCGTGGCCGTGCTTGTGCTGGGCGGCGGCGGCGCAGGCTGGTATTTCACGCAGAGCAAGGGCGGCGAAGAGGCCGAGGAAACCACCAAGCCAAGCAAGAAAAAGAAAAAGGCCAAGGCGCACGCGCCGCCGGTGTTCGCCCCGCTCGAAGTATTTACCGTCAACCTGCAACCGGACGGTGAAGAAGAAAACATGCTGCAAACCACGATCACGCTCGAAATGCTGGGTCAGGAGCAGGCTGACTTGATCAAGGCCAACATGCCCAAGGTGCGCAGCCGCGTGCTGCTGCTGCTGTCGGCCAAGAAAGCGTCGGACGTGAAGACGGTGGAAGGCAAGAACAAGCTGGCCGAGGAAATTCTCGAAGCGCTCAAGAAGCCGTTCGCCGAAAACGACGAGCCGCAGGAAGTGAACGAAGTCATGTTCACCCAGTTCATCATCCAGTCCCAATAA
- a CDS encoding flagellar hook-length control protein FliK has protein sequence MSTTPISQPLASLNAAPAPARINAAAAAPAVQFGQTLSREIAQRQSMTQQPPAGASAKPAAPRPAEKAQAPRPEQGAKAEQASAPAPDAAPARPNAAAAGNASNNQSGESGNSPATDDSAAAAAAAADSAAAAAARAELPLTDMLALVASLTQPAQAAAAPVATDPAWSTLAATRGATTASADPGLAADAALAAFTAPAMAAAGRFPTVDGAPTPPAVGAMGLPAEPAMETDGAPLGELRAMLEGAMPRAAGASAAADTTQAPGSAPGLQTAALQTEAARIAPAARELPETATTDTTAIEPTPVGAPLQQAAVGLAQAANAGAEKLSARVGTPAWDNQVGQKIVWMVAGKEQSATLTLNPPDLGPVQVVLNISGDNASVTFSSGELEVRQALENAMPKLREMMDESGISLGNASVNAGMPEQRQDQGERATAGGSGGADGGRGPVNGSASDANERLAAKTPVQGGRLGVVDTFA, from the coding sequence ATGTCCACTACTCCCATTTCGCAGCCACTGGCTTCCCTGAACGCCGCGCCGGCACCGGCGCGCATCAATGCCGCCGCCGCGGCGCCAGCGGTCCAGTTCGGCCAGACGCTGTCGCGCGAAATCGCGCAGCGCCAGAGCATGACCCAGCAGCCACCGGCGGGCGCGAGCGCCAAGCCCGCGGCGCCGCGCCCGGCCGAAAAAGCCCAGGCGCCGCGTCCGGAACAAGGCGCCAAGGCGGAGCAGGCCAGCGCGCCCGCCCCGGATGCCGCACCAGCCCGGCCCAATGCAGCGGCGGCCGGCAATGCCAGCAATAACCAGTCCGGCGAGAGCGGCAACAGCCCGGCGACCGACGATAGCGCGGCCGCCGCGGCCGCTGCCGCCGACAGCGCCGCAGCAGCCGCCGCGCGCGCCGAGCTGCCCCTGACCGACATGCTGGCGCTGGTCGCCAGCCTGACCCAGCCGGCGCAAGCGGCCGCCGCGCCAGTGGCCACCGATCCGGCCTGGAGCACCCTGGCCGCGACCCGCGGCGCCACCACCGCCTCCGCCGATCCAGGCCTGGCGGCCGATGCCGCGCTGGCCGCCTTTACCGCGCCGGCCATGGCCGCGGCCGGCCGCTTCCCGACCGTTGACGGCGCCCCTACCCCGCCCGCTGTCGGCGCGATGGGCTTGCCGGCCGAACCGGCGATGGAAACCGACGGCGCACCGCTGGGCGAGCTGCGCGCCATGCTCGAAGGCGCCATGCCGCGCGCGGCCGGCGCCAGCGCTGCCGCCGACACCACCCAGGCACCAGGCAGCGCGCCGGGGCTGCAAACGGCGGCCCTGCAAACCGAGGCTGCGCGCATCGCTCCCGCCGCGCGCGAGCTGCCCGAGACGGCAACGACGGACACCACGGCGATCGAACCGACACCGGTCGGCGCCCCGCTGCAGCAGGCCGCGGTCGGCCTGGCGCAGGCGGCCAACGCCGGCGCCGAGAAGCTGTCGGCGCGCGTCGGCACCCCGGCCTGGGACAACCAGGTCGGCCAGAAAATCGTCTGGATGGTGGCCGGCAAGGAACAAAGCGCGACCCTGACGCTGAACCCGCCCGACTTGGGTCCGGTCCAGGTGGTGCTCAATATCAGCGGCGACAACGCCAGCGTGACATTCTCCTCGGGCGAACTGGAAGTGCGCCAGGCGCTCGAGAATGCCATGCCGAAACTGCGCGAGATGATGGACGAAAGCGGCATTTCGCTGGGTAACGCCAGCGTCAACGCCGGCATGCCGGAACAGCGCCAGGACCAGGGCGAACGTGCCACGGCGGGCGGCAGCGGTGGCGCGGACGGCGGGCGCGGCCCGGTCAACGGCAGCGCCTCGGACGCCAACGAGCGCCTGGCCGCCAAGACCCCGGTCCAGGGTGGGCGGCTGGGCGTGGTCGACACCTTCGCCTGA